In Maridesulfovibrio zosterae DSM 11974, a genomic segment contains:
- a CDS encoding ABC-three component system middle component 7, translating into MILPNKFIRYKDSILPKTKVLILPSGSELTVLELYQKHKNHFADAAEYIYALDMLFALNIIDFDQKLGTIKYVD; encoded by the coding sequence ATGATTTTGCCTAATAAGTTCATCCGTTATAAGGATTCAATACTACCAAAGACAAAAGTCCTTATCCTGCCAAGCGGTTCTGAGCTGACAGTGTTAGAATTGTACCAAAAACACAAAAACCACTTTGCGGATGCAGCAGAGTATATTTACGCTCTAGACATGCTATTTGCTTTAAATATTATCGATTTTGACCAAAAACTAGGAACAATTAAATATGTTGACTGA
- a CDS encoding DUF6573 family protein, with amino-acid sequence MVNNSDPLFNLIYAYTRKQAVEDGNLIDVTAQAKESGFKVPVCVSLNLHAKYITPPSGLEGEGQSVEGRLHDLFTMCLLAMLDKLDQSRVGKKNCGAAIKIKRKMKIRMKKYWQLEFCTNLETVLRRAEEESCYLLATLEVSPMNLYGKLGLEAVFFGCCQPLVSTGANKWYCDFFAPLMMCFAILVMLSKSLILKILIN; translated from the coding sequence ATGGTTAATAATAGCGATCCACTGTTTAATCTTATCTACGCATATACACGGAAACAAGCTGTCGAAGATGGCAATCTGATTGATGTTACAGCGCAAGCGAAGGAATCAGGATTCAAAGTTCCAGTCTGCGTATCATTAAATCTACACGCAAAATACATCACACCGCCCAGCGGACTTGAAGGTGAAGGGCAGAGCGTTGAAGGTCGACTGCATGATCTGTTTACCATGTGCCTGCTGGCTATGCTGGATAAACTGGACCAGAGCAGGGTGGGGAAGAAGAATTGTGGAGCAGCTATTAAGATTAAGAGGAAAATGAAAATCAGGATGAAAAAATATTGGCAATTAGAATTCTGTACTAATTTAGAAACTGTACTCAGGAGAGCCGAGGAAGAGAGCTGTTATTTATTGGCCACACTCGAAGTAAGCCCGATGAATCTTTATGGTAAATTGGGGTTGGAGGCTGTGTTTTTTGGGTGCTGCCAACCTTTGGTGTCAACCGGGGCGAATAAGTGGTATTGTGATTTTTTTGCGCCGTTGATGATGTGTTTTGCTATATTGGTCATGTTAAGTAAGAGCCTGATATTAAAGATATTAATAAATTAA
- a CDS encoding ABC-three component system protein — MSKRKKLSDADEAMLLSQVDRVCPLCQEPLFYQKKGRNHKKYELAHIYPLNPKPEEMITLQNVELLSKDLNSPDNLIPLCPNCHTKFDKPRTHSEYITLLNLKKKLLSKDDQSFLWKKYSLEEELEKIIQALYDDATELEGNLALDPKTIESKLNASIPAPTQKKIKYNVCEYFNFIKTNLSLLENQSPGTSEQIALQIKVFYLNQKKQNFSQLQIFENLVNWVKVKTKCESIEGAEIIISFFIQNCEVFE, encoded by the coding sequence ATGTCAAAACGAAAAAAATTATCTGATGCTGACGAGGCCATGCTACTTTCGCAAGTCGATCGAGTTTGCCCACTTTGTCAAGAGCCTCTTTTTTATCAAAAAAAAGGGAGAAATCATAAAAAGTATGAGCTTGCACACATATACCCACTAAACCCTAAACCAGAAGAGATGATCACTCTTCAAAATGTGGAATTGCTAAGCAAGGACCTTAACTCGCCAGATAATTTAATTCCTTTATGTCCTAATTGCCATACCAAATTTGACAAGCCAAGAACTCACTCTGAATATATAACACTGCTGAATCTAAAAAAGAAACTACTTTCAAAAGACGACCAATCATTTTTATGGAAGAAATATAGCTTGGAGGAAGAATTAGAAAAAATAATTCAAGCTTTATATGATGATGCCACAGAATTAGAAGGAAATTTAGCTCTTGACCCTAAAACAATTGAAAGCAAATTAAACGCATCAATACCAGCACCAACCCAAAAAAAAATTAAATATAACGTATGTGAATATTTTAATTTTATTAAAACTAATTTAAGCCTTCTGGAAAACCAGTCACCCGGAACATCTGAACAAATAGCGCTACAAATCAAAGTATTTTACTTAAATCAAAAAAAACAAAACTTTAGCCAACTACAAATATTTGAAAACCTTGTAAATTGGGTAAAAGTTAAAACGAAGTGTGAATCTATAGAAGGTGCGGAAATCATAATTTCTTTTTTCATACAAAACTGTGAGGTTTTTGAATGA
- a CDS encoding DUF2326 domain-containing protein, whose product MLTEIYCDKFNEKNIFFNSGLNVVLGDQEASNSIGKSTMLMILDLIFGGKTFFKTNTDTIKELGHHTYYFTFHFDDEDYYFCKDTSEPKLVYKCNKNREKIETLENKEYTNILITLYRLENINMTFREIVSLVSRIWGKDNLDVHKALASYKEQSESKSQNYLLRLFIKHKGLDEISTALSAKEKRKTALKIIQDENIVHKITKKELKNNETQILDVRNELNDIANKLSLHVNNIQEIVNEEILELTGQKDSLLRIKLELNTKLKRINSNLDKNKNISSRELKNLQQYFPTISLKKIDDVEHFHQNITKIIESELTNNKNEITSYLIEITDQIDQIDIKINSKLTKIKTPSSIVNRIYELTKKETKLDEQIQFYHEQAKVTEEVKILKTEHKTKREELLTEIAEIINIKIKKLSQEIFNSDRSPIISFSGMSYKYELADDTGTGTAYSILLLLDLALFELTDLPFIIHDSVLFKNINNNDVSKTISVYNNNTKQSFIAIDEINKYGEETSKLLQDNSFLKLNKNKVLYIKNWSKNATEINQQHE is encoded by the coding sequence ATGTTGACTGAAATATATTGTGACAAATTTAATGAGAAAAACATTTTTTTTAATTCAGGATTAAATGTAGTTCTTGGAGACCAAGAAGCAAGTAACTCTATAGGCAAATCCACAATGTTAATGATTTTGGATTTGATCTTTGGTGGAAAGACCTTTTTCAAAACAAACACTGATACAATAAAAGAATTGGGTCATCATACATACTATTTTACTTTTCACTTTGATGATGAAGATTACTATTTTTGTAAAGACACATCTGAACCTAAACTAGTATATAAATGCAACAAAAACCGCGAGAAGATAGAGACATTAGAGAACAAGGAATACACTAATATCTTAATTACGCTCTACAGACTAGAAAACATAAATATGACTTTTAGAGAAATAGTCTCATTGGTCTCAAGAATTTGGGGCAAAGATAATTTAGATGTTCACAAAGCACTTGCATCGTATAAAGAACAATCAGAAAGTAAAAGTCAAAACTATTTGTTAAGGCTCTTTATCAAACACAAAGGACTTGATGAAATAAGCACAGCACTTTCAGCAAAAGAAAAAAGAAAAACAGCATTAAAAATCATACAAGATGAAAATATTGTACATAAGATAACAAAAAAAGAACTAAAAAATAATGAAACACAGATATTAGATGTACGAAATGAACTAAATGACATTGCCAATAAATTGTCACTGCACGTCAACAACATTCAAGAAATAGTCAATGAAGAAATTTTAGAACTAACAGGACAAAAAGACTCTCTACTAAGAATAAAGTTAGAGCTGAACACAAAGTTAAAACGCATTAATTCTAATTTAGATAAAAATAAAAATATTTCTTCAAGAGAGTTAAAAAATTTACAACAATACTTTCCGACAATTTCGTTAAAAAAAATTGACGATGTTGAACACTTTCACCAAAATATAACTAAAATAATAGAGTCAGAGCTAACAAACAATAAGAATGAAATAACCTCATACCTAATCGAAATAACAGATCAAATTGATCAAATCGATATAAAAATTAATTCAAAACTCACAAAAATCAAAACACCAAGTTCTATTGTAAATAGAATTTATGAATTAACCAAAAAAGAAACTAAACTTGATGAACAAATTCAATTTTATCATGAACAAGCAAAAGTAACAGAAGAGGTCAAAATTCTTAAAACTGAACACAAAACGAAACGAGAAGAGCTTTTAACAGAAATAGCTGAAATAATAAATATTAAGATTAAAAAATTATCGCAAGAAATTTTCAATTCCGATAGAAGTCCAATTATTTCTTTTTCCGGAATGAGTTATAAATATGAGCTTGCAGATGATACTGGAACCGGGACAGCCTATTCAATACTACTTCTTTTAGATTTAGCCTTATTTGAACTAACCGACTTACCATTCATCATCCATGACTCTGTTCTCTTCAAAAACATCAACAATAACGACGTTTCTAAAACAATATCAGTTTACAACAACAATACCAAACAATCATTTATAGCTATTGATGAAATTAATAAATACGGCGAAGAAACGTCAAAACTTCTACAAGATAACTCTTTTTTAAAACTGAATAAAAATAAAGTTCTCTACATCAAAAACTGGAGCAAAAACGCTACAGAGATAAACCAACAGCATGAATAA